The following proteins are encoded in a genomic region of Toxotes jaculatrix isolate fToxJac2 chromosome 3, fToxJac2.pri, whole genome shotgun sequence:
- the LOC121179181 gene encoding potassium voltage-gated channel subfamily A member 10 yields MEVPLVNFENMDDVGINLGDPSDSGYPTSPTSEAPDQNLLPHRLSSPHQSPHRGRRGHQSGQEGLSPSSPPTVTTKANSSSGSLISNLKLLINSESPTDSVFSKMAKDGYENEDLFERHCMEEKDEKVVINISGLMFETQLSTLNKFPETLLGDPMKRISYFDPMRNEYFFDRNRPSFDGILYYYQSGGRIRRPANVPLDVFANEIVFYELGHEAMEQFREDEGFIKEPEVLLPTNELQRQFWLLFEYPESSSAAKSVALVSVFVIVISIFIFCLETLPEFREDTDFLPDLTQTINGTQDSSVPHPATKDVMTYITDPFFIVETICIIWFCFEVGVRFVVCPSKSEFFNNIMNIIDIVSIIPYFVTLGTELATTPDDDVNSSQNMSLAILRIIRLVRVFRIFKLSRHSKGLQILGQTLKASMRELGLLIFFLFIGVILFSSAIYFAEVDEPQTQFVSIPDGFWWAVVTMTTVGYGDMCPITMGGKMVGTLCAIAGVLTIALPVPVIVSNFNYFYHRETEQEEKQIMDAAAEAAQKMSAANKYGSTLSLNKSNGNWQNEKNGMH; encoded by the coding sequence ATGGAGGTTCCTCTTGTTAATTTTGAGAACATGGACGATGTCGGCATCAACCTGGGTGACCCGAGTGACTCCGGGTACCCGACTTCGCCCACCTCAGAGGCACCTGATCAGAATCTGTTGCCCCACCGTCTGAGTTCTCCTCACCAATCGCCGCACAGAGGACGACGTGGGCATCAGTCTGGTCAAGAGGGGTTGTCGCCGTCCTCTCCACCAACTGTGACCACAAAAGCGAACTCCAGCAGTGGCAGCTTGATCTCTAATCTGAAGCTCCTGATCAATAGCGAGTCTCCCACTGACAGCGTCTTCAGTAAGATGGCGAAGGATGGCTATGAGAATGAAGATTTGTTTGAAAGGCACTGCATggaagaaaaagatgagaaagtTGTCATCAATATTTCAGGCCTTATGTTCGAGACCCAGCTCAGCACCCTGAATAAGTTTCCAGAGACGCTGCTAGGCGACCCCATGAAGCGGATAAGCTATTTCGACCCAATGAGAAATGAATACTTTTTTGACAGAAACCGCCCGTCCTTTGATGGGATTCTGTACTACTACCAGTCCGGGGGGAGAATCCGCAGACCAGCCAACGTTCCCTTAGATGTTTTTGCTAATGAAATTGTTTTCTATGAGTTGGGTCATGAGGCAATGGAGCAGTTCCGTGAAGACGAAGGGTTTATTAAAGAGCCAGAGGTCCTTTTGCCCACCAACGAACTCCAGCGACAGTTCTGGCTCTTGTTTGAATACCCCGAGAGCTCCAGTGCAGCCAAATCTGTAGCTCTGGTTTCCGTGTTTGTCATCGTCATTTCCATCTTCATCTTCTGCCTGGAGACTCTGCCAGAGTTCAGGGAGGACACTGACTTTCTCCCGGATTTAACCCAAACTATCAATGGCACCCAAGACAGTTCTGTCCCCCATCCCGCCACTAAAGACGTCATGACTTATATCACAGACCCCTTTTTCATTGTGGAGACCATTTGCATCATTTGGTTCTGCTTTGAAGTCGGTGTCCGCTTTGTGGTGTGCCCCAGCAAAAGCGAATTCTTCAATAACATCATGAATATCATTGACATAGTCTCTATAATTCCCTACTTTGTAACCCTGGGCACGGAGCTGGCTACGACCCCTGACGACGATGTCAACTCTAGTCAAAACATGTCTCTGGCAATCCTAAGAATCATCCGACTTGTGAGAGTTTTCAGAATTTTTAAGCTCTCCCGACACTCAAAAGGCCTTCAGATCTTGGGTCAGACCTTGAAAGCCAGTATGAGGGAACTGGGGCtgctcattttcttcctttttataGGAGTCATCCTGTTCTCAAGTGCCATCTACTTTGCAGAAGTGGATGAACCCCAGACACAGTTTGTTAGCATCCCTGATGGCTTCTGGTGGGCTGTGGTAACGATGACCACCGTGGGATACGGGGACATGTGCCCTATCACCATGGGAGGCAAAATGGTCGGCACCCTCTGTGCCATTGCTGGTGTCCTGACCATTGCCTTGCCCGTCCCCGTCATCGTGTCCAACTTTAACTATTTTTACCACCGAGAAactgagcaggaggagaaacagataatggatgcagcagcagaggctgccCAGAAAATGTCAGCTGCTAACAAGTATGGAAGCACACTCTCACTAAACAAAAGTAACGGCAACTGGCAGAATGAGAAGAATGGCATGCACTGA